Within Topomyia yanbarensis strain Yona2022 chromosome 2, ASM3024719v1, whole genome shotgun sequence, the genomic segment tttttaaaccGAAGATGGGAAAATATTTAACAATATTCCGTATACATAGTCTCATAACTCTGGCTGGTTAACGAAATCGGGtcgaaaagctgacaaaattagGGGCTGATAAagacgggttttcactgtaatacactaaatacgcgtcgatttcttacTTTGcgtaaggaatcgaaaaaatttTATGATGTTTAAATCCATTTGATGCAAACATTATCTTAGGTTGGGACTCACTCAACTCAATCGAGCTAACACCTACCCAAATCCTGGaacaagttatttgcatgaataaataaatggaaACATCTTTCTTCTGTAAACCGCTGCCAGTAGGAGTTGGAATGGTCAACACACACCTACATAACTCGTAGATATCACCAAATAATGGAATCTGACATTTTTCAACTCAGACGGCCTGATCCAAATTAAACACATGTCCCAAATAGTTCTGCGTATATCTTTATTTGTGTGTTGCAATTCTACAAAACTCTTGTCTCTTGAGCACACCCATTATCGAACCTATGATCGATGATTTTAACTGCACTACTTCCCTTTCTTGCCCTCCTTTTTGGATGACTTTGCTGGTTttgatttcttctttttcttaaaCGGACCCAGTCCTTTGCGTACCATGGTGCCACGCCACCAGGCTTGAATTTTCACCGCAGATCGCATTTGCTTATCTGCGAAAGCCATTTGcttttctctttctttctttgaTTCTGCGCAAATTTTGATCTCTTTTTCCCGATGTTTGTACAGGATCACCATCTCCTCGTACTTGACCTTCAGCTCGCCTATAAGCTCCTTGTGATGAGTGATGTCAGCGTCAAATGCTTTTATCTCCCTCTGATATTTATTCATCCAGAACGAGATCTTCTGGTTGACGAGATCGATGCAATAATTGATGTACACTAAAAGCAAATCTAATATACAGGTCTGAAATGAATATTTATCTTGAAACACTAACCATCGATTTCACTTTTTAACCTTAACTCTCGATCTATATTATCGACCGTTTCTTTGGAACTGTCTATAAGATCTTTTTCCTTACTCATAATCACAATTCTTGCTTGTTCATGTCGAGTGCTCTCCCATTTCTGCACAAGTCTACACTTTACATCATTCTCAAGTCGCGTACTCTTTGTGAAATATAGAAAGTCATATTAAAGCTAGCTTTTTATTTATTGGATATAAACGGTACTACCTGTGCTTTCGTTTCCAAATCGAATATTTCGTCGTCTAACTTCTTCAGCATCGACTTTCGCTCTCTTGTCTCGCCATTCAGTTGGGCTTGTAGTACTTTTAACTTCTTCTCGTTCAGAATACTATCTCGAATCAATTGGTGCTCTTCCTTCTCGCTCTGGATATCGTTGTCCATAAAAGTTTGAAGAGTTTCAAACGTTCCATACTCAGCCATTTCTGTATGAGTATCCGAAAGCAGTTTCCTTAGGTTTGAGCTAGCAATAGACAAAAACATACACATTTACGGTAACATTCACTAGTTATGACGAGTCCGTACATATCATTTTTCAACTTAACCAAAATCATCATTCCCATGGCGATGTTTACGGTCTGCGTTTCGCTAAGTATCTTGTTCTTGTAGGACGGATCGAAGCGCACGTACATCGGCGGTTTCTTGGCAATCGGTGTGCTCGCTTGGGCGTCCTCCATATTCACAATAATCAACTTGAAGATAGTTTCTTCAATCACAGCATTTATCATTGAGCTTTCGATATCGTTAAACATACACTTTTGATCGCTGCTTGAACGGCTATGTGAGTCATTCGTGGATACTAATAACGTAAACAAAAGGTCAAAATTTGtattaggggaagatggggtaaaacgcacccccggggaAAAATGAACCCattgcttatatcgaaaactacTGAAAATTTATAGAAAAGGGTAACGccagtcggaagtccgccaaagaaaacatactttgtcaaagtttgataaccgtacatcaatagcagctcgagaaacaaacaaaagacaataacgtgctcttctcatgtcatgtaacccgccagggtaacaattttgcactgg encodes:
- the LOC131684208 gene encoding dynein regulatory complex protein 9-like yields the protein MLKKFEIDTKLSESVGSEDDIENIALSTNDSHSRSSSDQKCMFNDIESSMINAVIEETIFKLIIVNMEDAQASTPIAKKPPMYVRFDPSYKNKILSETQTVNIAMGMMILVKLKNDISNLRKLLSDTHTEMAEYGTFETLQTFMDNDIQSEKEEHQLIRDSILNEKKLKVLQAQLNGETRERKSMLKKLDDEIFDLETKAQSTRLENDVKCRLVQKWESTRHEQARIVIMSKEKDLIDSSKETVDNIDRELRLKSEIDVYINYCIDLVNQKISFWMNKYQREIKAFDADITHHKELIGELKVKYEEMVILYKHREKEIKICAESKKEREKQMAFADKQMRSAVKIQAWWRGTMVRKGLGPFKKKKKSKPAKSSKKEGKKGK